Part of the Oryzias melastigma strain HK-1 linkage group LG11, ASM292280v2, whole genome shotgun sequence genome, gctaaattagacattctttcacttttttagtctgatttggagtttagatcatattttgtctCTATGCTAACTGTTTAAGCTAAATGAGACCTTCTTTCCATTTTTCAGCtgatgtggagtttagctaatattttagctttatgctagctatttaggctaaattagacattctTTCAGTTTTGTCGACTgattcggagtttagctaatattttcgctctatgctagctgtttaagctaaattagacattctttcagtttttttaggctaatttggagtagagctaatatcttagcattATGGTAGCTATTTAGGCTAAGGAGGCAACACTTCAAAGCAGGGGTTCAGCGACCCATCCCTCTCGTGTGTGGACTCACCAATCAAAGAACCTCATTGAAACCACACTGGGGTTGGTACTATCACCTGTCAGAATCAGGCCTGCTCTGAGATTGCAGGTGGCTTCATGAAAATTCTTCCCGGAATCGGTTTTCCTCCAATAAAACGCATGAGAGTTTTTGCATAAACAGACTGTTATAAAACTGTTAGGAGCACCTTTGTGCCACAAACAACCCCTCCCACCCAAGGTGAGTTGGTGCCCATTCTGCTCTAGTATCACCcacatttatgactttagagtgtaacccctcccccccaacacacacggACATCACGCGCTTCCTGACTGCTCCAATTATTCTGAATCATTTCACTTAAGGGCCTACATGCTACCTGGCTGTTGCCCCTCACTGAGGGGGTAATTAAGGCGGGCTGGTGCCGCACAAATGCCCTGCATTTCTGCATGAGTGGCTGCGCCTCTTATCTGCTCTCTCGTCATGATGGCGTGCGCGCCTCGCCCCCCGCACTCCCACTCCCAGGCTGCcgcctctttttcttttcttggtcACATGTTCAGGTGTTGTCCGTGGGATGGAGGCACCACACAACATCTCAGCTGCGGAAGACACGAGCCCAGCGGACGCCAGCTCCATCATGGGAAACTGGACGGATTCAAGCGCCGGGTCAGCACAGGAGATTCAACTGAACATCACAGACTGTGTTGCTCTTTCTGTCTACACTTTCACCTTCATGCTGGGACTCCCTGCCAACCTGTTTGTGCTCTTTGTGTACGTCCGCAAGGCTCGCAAACATGGCGCCACACCCAACGTGGTCTACGCCCTCAACCTGTGCCTGGCCAACCTGGGGCTGGTGGTCTGGCTGCCCGTGAAGGCACTAGAGACGATACTGCAGAGTTGGAGGTTGCCACCGCCCGTCTGCCCTGTGTACAGCTTCTTCTTGTACTCGTCATTGTACAGCAGCTGCCTCTTCATCACTGCTGTCACGGTGGGTCGCTACCTGAGCATCGCGTTTCCCATCATCTACAAGAGATACCGCCATGCGCGCCTCTCCTTCTACATCTGCATCACCTTGTGGGTGGTGGTGATGTTGCACCTGAGTGTTGGTCTGGTGGCCGAGCGGGGAGGGTACTTCATCAGCCTCAAGGACGACGAGTTGGCGTGCTACGACCACTTCAACGCGTCGCAACTGGAGGTGCTGCTGCCCCTGCGGCTGGAGATGGCCATTGTCCTATTTCTCCTGCCTCTGATTGTGACTTCCTTCTGTACACTCCGCTGTGTCACGCTGGTGTGGCGCTCAAAGCTGCCCCCCATGGGCAAGAGGAGAGTGCTGGCAGTGGCCCTGTCCACGCTGACCGTGTTCATAGTGTGCTACGCGCCGTACAACGCGTCCCACGTGGTGGGGTTTGTGCAGGGAACAAACGTTGAGTGGAGGTCTTTGGCCATGCTGACGAGCTCCTGCAACGTCTTCCTGGAGCCCATGGTCATGCTGATGCTCTCGCCGGCTTCATCCAGAGGTGTCCTGCGAAGAATCTGTGGCAGGCAGAGCCAAAGAATCCCTGCCAACGTTTTTACAAATGTCCGAGCCCTGAACACTCTTTCAGAGAGGAGCCACACAGGATTGAGCTGATGGGGACAGGCGGGGGGCTGGACAACCTCTAAGCAGCTCAGGAGAGCTTGAACAACTCACAAAGCCCTGACATCACTTCTTTCTGCTGACTGGAGCAAAGATGAGATGAGACGAGGTTCTTGGCAGGCGTGGGCTCCACCCCAGCTCAGCTCTGTGGGACTTTTCCACCCACGATCCACTGATAGATGCAGAGATACCACAGAGTTTGAATTTCTGGGCAGATTTGGTCCTGAATCCTCCATATGGGTGAACCTACTGATTATTTCTGACATGGTTTCCTCATGTGCATGAGTTTCTATTTGAGCTTTTTGAATAAACGTTGATGTTTACACGTGTCTGTGCTGTTTTCTTTGagtcatgaacatttttaacatccttACAAACATCAGCCAGGAAACTCACAAGGgtttgaaagaggaaaaaaaagtctgttttgtttGTCCACAAGCACAGCTGACCTGTTCATTCCAGGAAAACGTGAGGAGGTCCGGTAATTAGAGTACATTATCAAGCTGCTGGGAAAAACATCTTCATTAACCTCTTAGCACCAGTAAATAACCTGATCGAGTAAAGGGTGCTAATTTACACCAGTACAAAGACTTGATTTGCTTTCTTAGACTGAGCAGAGActtagaaattgtgtttttagtgtttttaaaatggtaaatggcgtatacttatatcCATCTACTTATATttgtgctttacagtcacagacccattcacccattcacacacacattcacaatatgttgttgtggcatttttctgatcatggaTACGATGAAAGTAAAGATTGAAATTTAATTTcggaatatttctttattcaagtcgtaatttttttaaaatttgaaatccatccaaaactgtatggctgaatAGCTCTtatatttctcgccatttttattgcaccggtaatgtaatgctgcattcacaccgaatgcgattcATGTGGCCCGCCCCTTCTTCGCTGCATGGCAAATTTCCTGCCTGCCGACTGTCAACAAATTTGTTCCTTAAGCTTGATGCTGCAGCATCGTGTGGGAGGAGCAAagagctaatgttttagcatgatcgctacatggagtggtgtctgtGTTTATCTCAATTACAATGTATTGAAGTCACAGACAATGTTGAGACATTAGGtacaaaaacatctgtaatcatgTCTCCCTGTTTGGGTTTGTGTGATCATTCAAAGATTTTACTGGTACCAGGTGTGTCTATCTCACTCTGCTAGCAGTATCTGCGTGActgcctgtctgtctctctgcctaagtttgaaggctcactgtaCCGCAccaagaggggaaaaataaaaacaaaaataaaatcatggtaccttctttttttattttcttgatgtaattaagaaaaatatcaaagttcagGAGGCCTGAGCAGGCAGCCTCCGCACCCCGCTGTGGCTCTCTGTCTGCTAGCTTATCGAGCAGGCTCCGCTAGCCCCCGGGAGGCTGGTTGGCAACAGCAACGCCCGATCCGAATTCTCCCCTTATTCCTTCCCATTAGCCATCCCCCTTCGCCCTTTGTTTATCAGTCCAggcttgctccaaacggagggtgaagaaaaaaatagtgtctaatatttcggacatgactttcgttcgatgatgtcatcaatattgCCGGACTGCAGCActtgaataaacataacaaccgcggttttataactttaaaaaggtcatgctacaacacaaagtcattacttacattggTTAAATTGGTTCACAGCGCACCgaagtgaagaaaagagcttcttagCGCGGCACGGTTTACTCTCACGATAGTGGAGttctctgtttggagtgtgaaacttaaaaaaataataatcccagACAGGACTTCGACTTCAACTTCCACTTCAAatgaagggggagggctaaggggaagggagaaggcgAGTATTCGGATTGGGCTCAAGAGAACCATCACAATTTCAAAGCAggctggcgatctgtccagagcgtattccacctttgcccaacagtagccaggacgAGCTCTGGCAaccctgcagctccagcaggtTAACAAAGTAGATGGAAGTTATGGACAAAAACACTCgctttggattagtattttacccacTGATCGCATCACTGGAAACGTCACATGCCTAAAgctaagtccctgattggtaggTGAGACACAACAAGCTCACaaaattcagatatttgaacacAGAGTAATGTGCCTAAACAATCACTTCCTCACCACAGAACCTGACTCTGCCCCGCAACGGCGTTCTTATCAGACTTGCTTAAGGCCATGCAACTCAGAGCCTTGCCTAGCAGGGTGCGGTCCCAACCACTCTCACGTGATGGATTGTTTGTGCAGCACTATAAGAATGAGAACACTCTACTCTTGGTCAGAGATCTCAAGACCTCTCTGCGTGTATTATTTTACCttgtactaaataaaaaatctgcaaacacacttgat contains:
- the LOC118599332 gene encoding free fatty acid receptor 3 — encoded protein: MMACAPRPPHSHSQAAASFSFLGHMFRCCPWDGGTTQHLSCGRHEPSGRQLHHGKLDGFKRRARKHGATPNVVYALNLCLANLGLVVWLPVKALETILQSWRLPPPVCPVYSFFLYSSLYSSCLFITAVTVGRYLSIAFPIIYKRYRHARLSFYICITLWVVVMLHLSVGLVAERGGYFISLKDDELACYDHFNASQLEVLLPLRLEMAIVLFLLPLIVTSFCTLRCVTLVWRSKLPPMGKRRVLAVALSTLTVFIVCYAPYNASHVVGFVQGTNVEWRSLAMLTSSCNVFLEPMVMLMLSPASSRGVLRRICGRQSQRIPANVFTNVRALNTLSERSHTGLS